A single window of Candidatus Limnocylindria bacterium DNA harbors:
- the tmk gene encoding dTMP kinase — protein sequence MKRGLFLSFEGGEGSGKSLQAGRLAEALTERGRDVVLTREPGGTAAGERIRDILLHAREIPLSPEAQALLFSSARAQLVREVIRPALDAGKIVIADRFFDSTVVYQGYGQGVSLQAIREVTAVAVGTLVPDRTFLLDVPVEVGLARSGWRAEARWDRFEADATELHLRVRDAYLRLAAAEPRRFVVIAADRDEAAVAGDIRREVDALLGAPA from the coding sequence GTGAAGCGCGGCCTCTTTCTCTCCTTCGAAGGTGGCGAGGGTTCTGGGAAATCGCTGCAGGCGGGCCGCCTTGCGGAGGCACTGACCGAACGAGGCCGCGACGTCGTTCTCACGCGCGAGCCCGGCGGGACCGCGGCCGGTGAGCGCATCCGCGACATCCTCCTGCACGCCCGCGAGATCCCGCTCAGCCCGGAGGCGCAGGCGCTCCTGTTCAGCAGCGCGCGTGCGCAGCTCGTGCGCGAGGTCATCCGCCCGGCCCTCGACGCGGGGAAGATCGTCATCGCCGACCGGTTCTTCGACTCGACCGTCGTGTATCAGGGCTACGGCCAGGGAGTCTCGCTGCAGGCGATCCGCGAGGTGACGGCGGTCGCGGTCGGTACGCTGGTGCCGGACCGCACTTTTCTCCTCGACGTGCCGGTCGAGGTCGGGCTCGCGCGCTCCGGCTGGCGCGCGGAGGCGCGGTGGGACCGGTTCGAGGCCGACGCGACCGAGCTCCACCTCCGCGTCCGCGACGCGTATCTCCGCCTCGCCGCAGCCGAGCCGCGACGCTTCGTCGTCATTGCGGCCGATCGCGATGAGGCCGCCGTGGCTGGCGACATCCGGCGCGAGGTGGACGCGCTGCTCGGCGCTCCGGCGTAG
- a CDS encoding cyclic-di-AMP receptor, with amino-acid sequence MKLVVAIVHPEDAGALVDALTDKEYRVTRLHSQGGFLKTSNASILVGVEEAQVEDVIATIRETCHARSQHISPMPPIMEPGEFYMPYPVEVTFGGATVFVLDVARYERL; translated from the coding sequence ATGAAGCTCGTGGTCGCGATCGTTCACCCTGAGGACGCCGGTGCGCTCGTCGATGCCCTGACCGACAAGGAGTACCGGGTAACGCGCCTTCATTCGCAGGGCGGTTTCCTCAAGACGAGCAACGCGTCGATCCTCGTCGGCGTCGAGGAGGCGCAGGTCGAGGACGTCATCGCGACGATCCGGGAGACCTGCCACGCCCGGTCGCAGCACATCAGCCCGATGCCGCCGATCATGGAGCCGGGCGAGTTCTACATGCCTTACCCCGTGGAGGTCACCTTCGGGGGAGCGACCGTCTTCGTCCTCGACGTGGCCCGCTACGAACGCCTCTAG
- a CDS encoding LuxR C-terminal-related transcriptional regulator gives MGEKHEFELAFPAHACRPTGPSPLGVWEMLFYLMPFLALRDDDSLGWAAHVAERIAVRLAAPRAELQGISWIVASELRAGRRSRDTELAGLLAKARRGTPGLRGLPVFLSGYAERNYDAFREAEHLARRAGNVWLQISALVWMLAIEPQGSTAGRLHRLLDITAWRQPILTPPDVAADAALAMTVTGERGRSILELALTAGRPAVTTEVVMRHLDDPNVASAARTAAVDVLGLVGTMQARDILARLAKRNDDVGRSAAKLSSHAGPTMTLSEREVEVLSLAADGLTNRQIAERLYLSPHTVARHLANARAKLGASNRAEAAVRLEKSREL, from the coding sequence ATGGGCGAAAAGCATGAGTTCGAGCTCGCGTTTCCTGCGCATGCGTGCCGCCCGACGGGGCCGTCGCCACTGGGCGTCTGGGAGATGCTCTTCTATCTCATGCCGTTCCTCGCGCTGCGAGATGACGACTCACTCGGGTGGGCGGCACACGTCGCAGAGCGCATCGCGGTGCGGCTGGCGGCGCCCCGCGCCGAGCTGCAAGGCATCTCATGGATCGTGGCCAGTGAGCTTCGCGCGGGACGGCGCAGTCGAGATACCGAGCTTGCGGGACTTCTCGCAAAGGCGCGACGCGGCACGCCCGGTCTCCGAGGCCTGCCCGTGTTCCTCTCGGGCTACGCCGAGCGGAACTACGACGCCTTCCGCGAAGCCGAGCACCTTGCTCGGCGCGCAGGCAACGTGTGGCTGCAGATCAGTGCCTTGGTGTGGATGCTCGCGATCGAGCCGCAGGGCTCGACGGCGGGCCGCCTCCATCGGCTCCTCGACATCACCGCATGGCGGCAGCCGATCCTCACTCCGCCAGATGTCGCGGCGGATGCGGCGCTAGCGATGACGGTCACCGGCGAGCGCGGCCGATCGATCCTCGAGCTCGCGCTCACGGCGGGCAGGCCCGCGGTCACGACGGAGGTCGTCATGCGCCACCTGGACGACCCAAACGTGGCGAGCGCCGCGCGCACTGCGGCCGTCGACGTCCTCGGGCTCGTCGGCACGATGCAAGCGCGGGACATCCTCGCGCGGCTCGCGAAGCGCAACGACGACGTGGGCCGCTCCGCCGCGAAACTGTCTTCGCACGCAGGGCCGACCATGACCCTGAGCGAACGCGAGGTCGAGGTGTTGTCGCTGGCGGCGGACGGCCTCACGAATCGCCAGATCGCGGAACGCCTGTACCTCAGCCCGCACACCGTCGCGCGTCATCTCGCGAATGCGCGCGCCAAGCTCGGCGCGTCGAACCGCGCCGAGGCCGCCGTCCGACTGGAGAAATCGCGCGAGCTGTAA